Part of the bacterium genome, GTTCGCTTCCCTGTTCTTTCAAACATTTTTTCATCACCGTTACGCGGCTCACCGGATGTTCACGATGTCCAGATTCTGGGAAAAATGTTTCTTCATTCTTTCCTTTCTGGCCCAGGGCGCATCCTATCTGAAGCCATCCGCCTATGCCATCCTGCACAGGCAACATCACGCGCACAGTGATACGGAGCAAGACCCTCATTCGCCTCATTTTTCACGCGATGTGATGAGCATGATGTATAAAACGAAAGTGCTTTATCACGATCTTGTAGTCTCTACGAGTGAAGAGTCGGCGCCACCCGAGTGGGAATCGTTTGATCGCATGGCAGATTCGATGTACGTTCGCGTTTTGTGGGGAGTGCTCTACACCACTTTTTATTTTCATTACATGACCAATTTCTGGGTGCTGTTACTCCTTCCCGTTCACTATCTGATGGGAGTTTTTCATGGAGCGATCGTAAACTGGTGCGGCCATAAATACGGTTACCGGACTTTTGCGAATGCCGATCATTCCCGCAATACTCTCGTCGTTGACCTGTTGATGTTTGGCGAGTTGTATCAAAACAATCATCACAAATTTCCCAATCGCGCGAATTTCGCATATCGCTGGTTCGAGTTCGATCCTGTGTACCCTTTTGTCCGTTTGTTCCACTCTCTGGGTATTATCAAGCTCGGACCACTGGCAATCAGCGCTTAACCTGCCCTTCATTCGTGCTATCTTTCTCGACAGGAGGCACCCAATGAACTCAAACCGTTCCGTCACATTCTGTATATTGATTCTTTTGATTTCTTGTTTGTCTTTTGCTGCAACAGAACGAGCAAGAGATTTAGATATTCCTTTTGAAGGTACACCTGCAGAGATGAATGCAATCACTGATGTAAAGGGAGTCGAGGTTGGACACACGACACTGATTTCGGGCGAAGGGAAATTGAAAGTCGGTCAAGGACCAGTACGAACAGGAGTCACCGCGATATTGCCGCGGGGCAAAAATGATCTTTCGCCAGTTTTTGCAGGATGGCATTCATTAAATGGCAACGGCGAAATGACGGGAACGACCTGGGTTGAGGAATCAGGAATTCTTGAAGGTCCGGTTCTGATCACCAACACTCATAGCGTAGGAGTTGTTCGGGATGCTGTCATACAGTGGTTGGTAAAATCCGGCGGAGCGCAACAACCATGGGGCCTCCCTGTGGTTGCAGAGACATGGGACGGCTGGTTAAATGACATCAATGGTTTTCATGTTAAACCGGAACACACATTGCAAGCTATATCCAATGCAAAACCG contains:
- a CDS encoding acyl-CoA desaturase; the protein is MEILIFFLLHWFASLFFQTFFHHRYAAHRMFTMSRFWEKCFFILSFLAQGASYLKPSAYAILHRQHHAHSDTEQDPHSPHFSRDVMSMMYKTKVLYHDLVVSTSEESAPPEWESFDRMADSMYVRVLWGVLYTTFYFHYMTNFWVLLLLPVHYLMGVFHGAIVNWCGHKYGYRTFANADHSRNTLVVDLLMFGELYQNNHHKFPNRANFAYRWFEFDPVYPFVRLFHSLGIIKLGPLAISA